CGCCAAGATTCTTCGGGCAAAAAAAATAGAATCAACAGTTATAAATATGCACACGATCAAACCGATTGATAAAGAAATTATCATTAAATATGCAAAGAAATTTGGGAAAATGATAATTGTGGAGGAGCATCTAAAAGCCGGCGGATTGGGTTCTGCAATCTCTGAAGTTCTCGCAGAAAAGTATCCGGCAAAAGTAAAAAATATCGCTATTGACGACCGATTCGGAGAATCAGGACAGCCGGATGTGTTATTGGATGCTTTTGGACTTTCGGGTGAAAGAATTTGCGAACAGGTAGAAAGATTTTTGTTGGAGGAGTAAGGTTTGGTAATTGAATTGCTGGATTGCTGAACAACGACCATTGCGAAGGTTTGAAAAACAACCATCCGCAAGGTGCTTGAAAACAATATTTTTCGAGTTCTCTCTTGTATCTATTTCGAGTCTGACCGTAAAGTGCAGATTGGACGCAGATAATCGCTGAAAAAAATGATTTACGCAGATAAAAAATTTAATTACAAAAAGAGTAGTATCAGCGCCTGCCCTGTTGAATGCTTTGTGTTTTAATATTCAACAGGGGTTTCTGCCGAATCAGTGCTTGCCCTGTGGAATGTTTTTGTGTTTATATTCCACTTGTGGTTCATCTGCGTCGAATCATCCACCAGCTGGTGGATTCATTGCTTAAATAGTAGTTTACGGATGGACACTATTTCGTCTTCTTCATTATTGCCCGAAATAACAAAGAAATACCTTGAACAAAAAACACTCCTGCAACACCAAAATAAAGTAGTTCAGGATGAAATATGATTAACAACCCAACTGCAAGATAAACGAATCCGGTAAATATTAAACTAACTTTTTCATAGTTTTTCATAAATTTGTCACTCTCCCATATTTTCATTCTTGAAAGCACGCACAAAACAGGTGGCTGCATGCAAAACAAATGTTACACTTACCCAATATCTGACGAATTCCCTATATTTGAAAATGAAAACTGAAAGGAGAATATAGAGAATACCGGAAAATACCAGAACGGTATTATCTGTTTTTCCTGTTGTCTTGCTGATTTTATTTATTGTATTAACCACAAGATTATTTCTGAAAAATTTATTCCAAACGAGGGTACGGGATTTTACATTTATTAAATCGATTTTAACACTTTCCCAAAAATTGCTGAAGAAAACAATACTCAAAAATACCCCTAGCATAAGCATGCAAATTACATAGGAAAGGGAACTGTAATAATTTCCCCAAGTTAAAAGTAATCCAATTTCATCAAGAATCAATCCCAATCCTGCTCCATACATAACCGCTAAATTTTTGTTGGTTAAGTGTTTGGAACCCACAATCGCTATCCAACCGGCAACACAAACAAGAAAAATTCCGATATAAAAATGGTGGATATGATATCCAAACAGGATTATATTTTTTCCCAGATAAAATTTGACTCCCGGTGGTAAACCTTCTTGAGTAGCAACGGCAAACTGCGAGCGAGCAGATCCAGCCACAAACACTAAAAACCGGATAGTGATGAGCGCTACAAGATACGAAACAGTTATAATAAAAGGTAAATCTTTTTCTCGTTTGATCATATTAAGCCTTAGTTAGTGCTTATCTGTAAATTCCGAAACCATTGCTGAGGTTGGAAACCTCCGCAATGGTTGAAAATGTAAACGGCCACCGTTGACAATATCCACACACACCGGCGAGTAAAGACTATCACTTTCAAATGTTTCCAATGCGTAATAAATTTGAATATTATCTTTTTTGGGCAGTTCTGCTTTCATCCATTTGCAAAAAGCTGCAGATTCAAACCAACTTAATTTGACAACCTGTCCAAAAATAAATGAAGAATTAGAATTTTTCCAGGGCTCTTTCAAAGACATGTCCCAATCCCGTGGGAAATTCATATAATATTTTCCTTGAAAAAGCCAACCGACTGTTGTGTTTTTCATAATTCCCTTTTTAATGATCCAGTATTCTTCAATCTCATAACCGTCATTATTTATAAAGGCAAAAAATTGCTCGTTAGAAATTTCAAATTTTGAAATATAAAACCCATTGCTTTCTATCATCTCTACTACGTTTTCATCCACAATCGCAGGATGTTTTCCCGCAGATATTTTTTCCGCATAAAGATTCAGCACATCGTAACCGCCCATTCCGGGAGCCATCAAATTGTTCCAACTATATCTTTCAAACTCACCTGAAAAGAAAGTTCTGCTTCCGCCGAGTTCTTCTGCGACTGCATCCATATCGTTCATAAATTTATAGATCAAAGCGATTGTGATCTGTTCAACCTGTGATTTCGGATCGGGAACTTTTCCAACGAGGATATTTCGAGCTGTGTCTATTCTTCTTTTTGTTTCGTTATCGAGCATTTATTTCTCCATTGTTTTAAATTTATATTATATCAAGATCAGTAAAAAAAATCAATTTATTTACACCCTTTCCTATAACGAGTGTAATATTTACATTTTTTTACACCTTTTTATTATGATGAGTTTGGAATTTTATTAATTGGTAAAAAAAACAGCTTTATTTTTACCTGATAGTTTTCTCAAGTAAAGAAAATCACCTTATTTTTACCTGACAGCTTTCTCAAGCAAAAAAAACGGAAAAAATTTACTATGAGGAAATTATCGAAAGCAATATATTCAATATTTTTCTTATGACGGAAGTCTTGTGGGAATATTTTCACTATTTTTCCCCTTGATTTAGGAATAGATTATACAAATCATTATTAATGTAATAATTTGTTTTCCACATCTTTTTCTTTTTCAATAATCCAATATCCTCAATTGCTTTCAAATATTTAATCGCAGTTGGTTTAGTTATGTTTAAATCGCTCATTACAAACTCGATTTTTGTATATGGATGTTTAAAAAGATTTTCCAAAAGCTCTTTAGAATAAATTTTTGGTTGCTTTTTTTTTATTAACTGCTCATATTCCAGCATAAGATCATTTATTTGCTTAATAGTTTTAACCCCTTGTTTTGCTGTTGTTTCTACTGCATCAAGATTATACATAATCCATTCTTCCCAATTGTTATCGGTTCTTACTTCCTGCAA
This Candidatus Cloacimonadota bacterium DNA region includes the following protein-coding sequences:
- a CDS encoding SUMF1/EgtB/PvdO family nonheme iron enzyme produces the protein MDENVVEMIESNGFYISKFEISNEQFFAFINNDGYEIEEYWIIKKGIMKNTTVGWLFQGKYYMNFPRDWDMSLKEPWKNSNSSFIFGQVVKLSWFESAAFCKWMKAELPKKDNIQIYYALETFESDSLYSPVCVDIVNGGRLHFQPLRRFPTSAMVSEFTDKH